A window of the Pristiophorus japonicus isolate sPriJap1 chromosome 13, sPriJap1.hap1, whole genome shotgun sequence genome harbors these coding sequences:
- the LOC139278153 gene encoding probable G-protein coupled receptor 139, whose protein sequence is MSEEKFESTGKSHSERRKEEFAETMLHLTLNKLPAGVKLIYRTNGKLFNLCHIQSRSKVAPSSVIELRYADDVCVCAHSEVELQTVVNTFIKVSESMGMALNTLNLLVILILSRGRCGLFGCITCYLVAMASADLSVILTDVLLKQIIPLYSTEPFTNNITLCGLIDCLTHAATDCSVWFTVAFTCDRFVAICCQKLKSKYCTWRTALVVITTVCVLSSLKNIPWYFRYEAVYFFSTPWFCMVKFSYYTSPLWKAFDFLHRVTTPLLPFVLILLLNGLTVRYILLTSRARRILRRNSDQENHKDTEMKNRRKSIILLFSISASFILLWGTQVVYTLHERIILSQFLHIFHKDRLPYFIRYIASMLQLLSSCSNTCIYVVTQSKVMDQRDLEENGRRMQESISNRSITMSQAMVRVGPSMDMVPICTEQLMHYPQEHMVLMEN, encoded by the exons caatgctccatctcacccttaataagctccctgctggagtgaagcTTATCTATAGAacgaacgggaaactgttcaacctctgtcacatacagtccagatccaaggtcgccccatcctctgtcattgaattacggtatgcagatgacgtttgcgtttgcgcacactcggaggtcgaactccagacCGTCGTCAATACCTTCATCAAAGTGTCCGAGAGTATGGGCATGGCACTAAACACCC TTAACCTGCTGGTGATCCTGATCTTGTCCCGAGGAAGGTGTGGTCTATTCGGATGTATCACCTGTTACCTGGTGGCGATGGCGTCAGCCGATCTAAGTGTTATTCTCACTGACGTGCTGCTGAAGCAGATTATCCCCCTTTATTCCACGGAACCATTCACGAACAACATTACCCTGTGTGGTCTCATTGACTGCCTCACTCAtgcagccacagattgttctgtctggttcacagtcGCTTTCACctgtgatcgatttgtggccatttgttgccagaagctgaaaagtaAATATTGCACTTGGAGAACTGCGTTGGTGGTAATCACAACAGTGTGTGTGCTGAGCTCTTTAAAGAACATCCCTTGGTATTTTCGATATGAAGCTGTGTATTTCTTCAGCACACCGTGGTTCTGCATGGTGAAGTTCAGCTACTATACCTCACCCCTGTGGAAAGCATTTGACTTCTTACATCGAGTGACAACCCCACTGCTCCCGTTCGTTCTGATTCTGCTCCTCAATGGCCTGACTGTCAGATATATTTTATTGACGAGTAGAGCCCGCAGGATACTGCGGAGGAACAGTGATCAGGAGAATCACAAGGATACAGAGATGAAGAATCGCAGGAAGTCGATCATCCTGCTCTTCAGTATATCTgcaagcttcatactgctgtggggGACACAAGTTGTGTACACCCTCCACGAACGAATTATATTAAGTCAGTTCCTTCATATCTTTCACAAAGACCGTCTTCCGTACTTCATTAGATACATCGCGTCAATGCTACAACTCCTCAGTTCCTGCAGCAACACTTGCATTTACGTTGTGACCCAGAGCAAA gtgatggaccaacgcgacTTGGAAGAAAATGGAAGG agaatgcaggagtccatctccaacaggaGCATCACCATGTCACAGGCCATGGTGAGAGTCGGTCCTTCCATGGATATGGTGCCCATCTGCACAGAGCAGCTAATGCACTACCCACAGGAGCACATGGTGTTGATGGAGAACTGA